The nucleotide window ttataGATAACTCAGTATTATAATGTTACGATACTTTTGTTATAGAGAGGCttgaggacaaaataaaggatatttgcctgtttgagatacttaaagcctttcttataAGTAACTATTATAATGTTACAATACTTTAATTTGTTATAGAGGGGCttgaggacaaaataaaggatatttgcctgTTTGAGATCCTTAAAGCCTTTCTTACAGGTAACTATTATAATGTTGCAATACTTTTGTTATAGAGAGGCttgaggacaaaataaaggatatttgcctgTTTGAGATCCTTAAAGCTTTTCTTATAGGTAACTATTATAATGTTACAATCATGTTAAATTGGTAATTTCTCAACTTAATATCAATCACAATAAATAGCCGCAGCCTCAGTAAAAGAGGCACTTGCATGCGGCCAATGTCTTTGTCCGTGTCGATTTTATCCGCAAGAGGGACTACATTTGGAAGATTCTTTGTCAGTCTGAGACAAGAGGGAGAATATgctttttcaaagaaatcagGCCAGGATAAAAACGTAATTGACCACACTCCTCGTAGCGCCTTTTTGAATTCAGTGAATGAACAATTTTGAGAATGCCACCTGGTGGGAGGCAATCCAGTGGTCTTCTTTTTTTATCAGCTGAGGTGTTACGGGCACATGGATAAATAACCTCCCCCGCCCAGACTCTCTTACGGACTCGTCACGCGTTCCTTCGTTATGAGCGTCTGCTGAAAGGAGCCATACATTCCTTTCCATTGAGTAACTGTCACCTGGGAATCACGTGGGGTCGAATAGGAACCATTCGGCGATGTGTAGATTCCTCCCCTGGGGGCGTTAACCCGACAACTTCTTCATGGGATGAATTGTGAAGGAAACGAAGCTTTTCAAAAATGTGAATCTAAACATAGTTGGCAAAAACTTTATTTCGTTTACACTGTAGGGTATGCATTTGCACTCTTGCGAGTCAAATTGCGAGTACTTAGCAAAGGTATGGTGTCGTTTCATCTAAAATGGAAAGCGCCGTGAAAATATATAAATACgaacaaaaatattaaagtgCTGCGCGAGCGAGTGCACTTTAACTGTACGAGAATCATTGCCTTAAAGCGCAATGAACGCAACTAGGACAGCAGCGAAACGAAAGGTTGAAAATAATCCATTACGTCTAAGCCTGAAAAGTTCAGGTTGCTTTTGGTGATGATCGTCTCTAAAAATTGAATTAGTGTTTCTGTGTAAGTTGCGAATCGATCGCTCGTACTCAGTGTTTCTAAAGGCAAGCTTTATTCAGTTCAACCGAAGGACTACAAGAAATGGGGTTATTCAAACGAAAAGACTCCACTGAAATAACGcagaaagaaaagcaaatatgATATCAATCCCAAGCGAACGCCTTAAATATGTTTGAATCGAATCGCACGAAAGCAAAATGAATTAATCCTACGAATTCTACAGTACTCATTTTGTGAAGAGCGCAAACATCTAAGCCGAAGCATGAAATTTATACGCCCCACTTTCtctttgataaaaattaatattgcgaTCACATGAAGCCCTTTTTGGTTGCATTCCTCTTATCCAATCTTTTTTCGGATTTAGACAATCCGGATTGATTGGATTTTCTTACTAGCCAGAACGAATATCTGAAAAAAGATTGATCACCAATCTTAGATTGGTTTGGTCTTCAATGGaacaaaaaatcgaattttcgatcgcaaaatctggatttagattgGCTTAAAGGAACACAACCTATTTTTGCAGTGACCGTGCGCAAAATACACCTCttcagcttgtatgttttgttttccaatttcagaccacgtgatgcgactcgagggaatagtttctttcaaatctcGTCTTATGCActtgcaaatgtacgcataattaatgaaaaaggaaaattcccgtgagggcatcacgtggcctgaaatgggaaaacaaaatgtacacgctaaaaaggtctatttctCAGGGTCTAAAGAGCACTTCTAGAATGTGAAGTCCGTTGTGACTGGTCTACACGTAAATTGCGGCTCGTTTCAGCAGACGCTCGTGGGGGAGGAACGCGCAACGAGTCCAGTCTGCGGCGGAGGCAATGGATATCGATGGTGATCAAAACCCAGAAACAAAGCCTGGGTACGAACCTTGCTCGGTCGGAGCTTGGGACTTTCTAAAATGGCGGATCAACTTTGTGCATTTTTAAGGTTCAGAAGCTGCTGTGCGTTGATTTATACCTGAAAGACATCATTTTACCTCGCTACAAAAGAAGCTTCTCATTATGGTGAGTTGCCCTGCCGTCAAATGCAAACCAACGCGTCAGCATTGCCTAGACAGGTCGATCACACAACGTTACGTGCTGTACAAACTGGAAGCCAAGTCTCCAATGCAGCTATCGCAGAGTCGAGCACGTGTGTACTAATGCTATTCAGTGATTTGGATGAGAGCCAAAGGAAGGAAAATGAGGCCATCATGCCATCTGAGATCCTAGAACCAGGGCGATCATACCTTGCCTGCCCAATCTTCATTCACCGTTGATCACGTTTCTCAGGCATCATTTTAAGGAATTTTGGCCAGGAGGTGGATAAGAAGGGGTGGGCTAATGCAGATTTTCAGCACTGTGGTGAAACTTATGATTATTCTTCTGTGAGATGTGCCATTTCAATTTGCCAACACCTCATCCCCCAACCAATTATACTCCCCACCACCACCCTTCCTTGCTCCCCAACCACCCCCCCTATATGCTTCACACACACATCTACAAGAATGGCAAAATGAGATTGGTATTCAGTGGACAAAAAGAATTTGGCAGTCTGCTGCTTTTTAAGTGTTTAAAGTAGGTTAAAAGTTCCAACTTTTCATTCAAGAATCTTGCGATGCTTATAAGCAGCTATTTGGGAAAAGTATGTGATCAATCATACAAAAAATCCTTTGGTTGCAGGCTCATTTGACATTTAGACAACGTGTGACAAGGAAACTGATCAATCATGCCCTTGGAGTGGTTGGCTGCACAGGGCTGATGTTCACAAGCTACTTTACCATCACCGGAGATGAAGATTTTTATAGAAATTATGTTATGCCTGCTGTGATGAAAACCCTGAGTGCTGAGAGAGCTCATGAATTTGCTGTTTGGCTTGCCAGTAAAGGTTTCATTCCTGTTGACATTGACGGAGATCCTGAAATTTTGGTAAGAAAAATTAGACTGTAAAAGGTATGGTATCTTTGGATTCTGTGGAACATTGCATCTAAAATTGATAACACTTGTCGCAGTCTATATGTTTTTGAAAAGAGTTTTTAAATGCCGTGTACACATCATCAACATAATTGCCCCACCATGATCATTATTATTGGAATCATCATCCCTGCAACCATTGTCCTTGTCACTGTTGACAGTagctttgttttgaaaatggtttTACTTCTTCAGAGCAGCTCAAAGATCTAAAACTTGATTGTCTTTACTTTACCTAGCAAACCAAAGTGTTTGGTCTTCAGTTTCGCAATCCTGTTGGCTTAGCAGCTGGTTTTGACAAACATGGAGAAGCAGTGGATGGTCTTCTTAAGGCTGGCTTTGGCTTTGTTGAAATTGGGAGTGTTACACCTGCACCACAGCCTGGGAATGATAAGCCTCGAGTGTTCCGACTAAAGGAAGACAAAGCTGTTATCAACAGGTGAGATGTAACAGGGTCTATGTGGAAAGAACAATACGGAACTGTTTCAACAGACATGATGCCCCaacgacaatgatgatgatgatgattatactGATGCCGATGACAATGATCGTCAATAATTGCTGATGGTggtaaaaaagtaaaatttaatcGTGGAAATGCACTTAGCTTATAGAGCTACCGAGGTAGTTTCCATGCACTACCCAAGAGTTCTCAAGGAAACCAGACAGGAGGCAGACCACTTTGTATCCAAGTTAATCCAGTGAGTTAATGGGAGAAATCCTTTTGGTGGTTAGAATGGAACTTAAACTTGGGTTCACCAGATTTTACGGCAAGCACCCCAACCACTCAACTCTGTTTCCATAATCAGGGACGGTGGAGACAATAATTTTAAAGTGGTAGGACTAAAAAGTCTGGCCATTAGGGGGTCACTTCTCTGCAATTTATCATGCATTTACCTGCTATTATATTCATTGCCAAGCAAAAATATTCTCAGGCTGTAGCCCTACCAGCCCCTCTTAGCTCCTGGGGTCCCTTATAATGTTTTATCATCCCTAGGTATGGCTTTAACAGTCATGGCCATCAAACTGTTCAATCACGACTGGAAGAGCAGTTTTTAGAGAGGGGACATCCAAGTGGGATCCTAGGAATAAATTTGGGGAAGAACAAAATGTCGGACAATGCAATACATGATTACATCAAAGGAGTTCAATGCTTCAGTGGTTGGGGAGACTACCTGGTCATCAATGTATCTTCTCCTAACACCGCTGGATTGAGGTCACTTCAAGGGAGAGAACAGTTAACAAAACTTATAGATGAGGTAACTGGGAACATGATTTTAATTTTGTGTTAAGTTGTGCTTTGTTAATCATATGTATTTGTTAACTGtttaatagggttaaatgcaatttaacttagttaacgaccaggagcaagttgcacagtgtgtcaggcgtggcgtggcgtagcGTTGCGGGGCATGGTTTATTGCGGGGGAATGCCTGAAGCAtttgtagcgcgggtgttttgttgggccgtggggtgcttgcccagggcattttcgggcagttctagcggtcagGGGCTCTGTTGCATATTAGACATGCACCTGTGCATGGCCTcatggctttggcttggctcagcgttcggtgtggtggcgtttgtgtgctttctagtttttcccctccctcctctccctattcggggaagcaggggcttctcctcaatagtttctccattgaactcactgttcagtgtgacgggtgcttgatttggggtctgggggggcgggcggggctcgtggctgggttgcgggtagggcaggcttatggggtgttccactgacctgggtttgggttgttggtgtcagtccccagatccttgagcacccaacctccatttgcgacacaggcgttaaggCATATTAAAAGAACATGGCCCATCATTTTCCAATAACAGGTAGTACAAGTGCGTGACTCTTTGCCCTCAAACATGCGTCATCCTTTATTGGTGAAGATTGCACCAGATTTGAGTGAATACGATAAGGAAGATATTGCTTCTGTTGTCACAAGACCAAAGGTTAGTTTcagttctttctcaaatttggaaggagaaaaTGCACAGTCAAAAATCCTGTTGTGAATTGTCATCTGGCAAGACTGGGACCATAACCCTGCTAAACTTGTACCAAGTAATGGAATGCCCTATCCAGAGTTTCAGAAAGATGTCAGTTGATACCAATATTGTGTCAAAAGATGAAGGGTGAAATTTTTGTAGATCTACTTTCATTTGATTGCTCAATTTTTTAGattttgagcattagcccttagTAATATTTACTTGTGCAATACATTTGAGAGAAATTGCTCTTTATGTATGATCAGTGCCTTTatgcaaagaaaagaatgagACCAAGTCCAGGGTAGTAAAAACAGCTATAGCGTATGCTTTTGTTCTTAATCTACCAGGAAGACACGGGAAGCAACCTCTTTTCTAGAGTCTTTCCTCAGACCACCCTCTGTAGTAAGAGTAGGAGcaaattttccttttatctGCCCCTCCCTTTGATCATTTCTTTGTCAGCTGCCAAAATCCAGTGTTCACAAGTGATAGACCAAGACAAGGTGTCTCATCTTTGACTCAAGAGGAGCTTTTATATTCTTCTATTTCACTGTTAGGGTGGAGTTGATGGCCTCATAGTGACAAACACAACTGTCTCCAGGCCAGAGACCTTAAGAAGCACAAATAAGAATGAGACAGGGGGATTGAGTGGGAAACCGCTAACAAACCTTGCAACACGCACTGTGAGTGACATGTACAGGCTGACAGGAGGTTTGTGAAACTATTTAGAACAACACAACTGACAATGAATTGAGTTCACTACATCCGCATCTGCTGACTTTATCAATGCCAGAAATGAAAAGTgggcaaatttcaaattttctgagAAATATCACTCAAGAATGCCACAAAAAGAACCCAGGCCATTTTCTCATAGTGTTACTTGTTAAGGCCAATGAAAATTGAGGAAGGATCCAATTTAGCCCATCAGATGAAAGGGAAGTCttctaaaaaataacaaatttgaTATCTTCTTAGAGAAATCTGTGTTGTCCACTCCATTTGTTCACAACTTTAGTTTCTTTTCAAGGTAAGATTCCCATAATTGGAGTTGGAGGAATATCAACAGGTCAAGATGCCTATAACAAAATCAAAGCTGGAGCATCATTGGTTCAGCTGTACACAGCCCTGGCTTATGAAGGACCTCCTGTTGTTAAGAAAATCAAGAGGGAACTTGCAGAACTATTAAAGTGAGATGGTCATTGCATCCTATAAGCAGCTTGTACTAAAATCTCAGTCATGCATATTAACTCTCGCTTTTCACAGACAGTAGTTTTATGTGCTTGATTTTCTGGTATCTTATCACTAGAGCTATAAATTACCTTTTAGAGCTTGTTGGGAAATGTGACCCTTTGTTACAGAGgctgtaaattaaaaaaagaatagaTATTGATCTAACTCATCAGGAGTGCCTGGGATGTCTTGTTGTCTCCTCTGAGACCATTTGGCCTGTAAACTGAGAAATGCTCTCAAAGCTGGCAATGTTAGCTACCCATGCAGACATGAGTCCCACACTAAGTGGCACTGCTCTGGTAAGAGGGAGGGACACTGTGGAGTGTGGAGGAAGAATGGGAAAAATGATGAATTGTGCACTGTGGCAAGAGACCGCCAATTGCCACAGCATCCTGAAAAATGTTCTTGTAGAAGTTACAATGTAGAGTAAATGACCACATAATTCCCAGGCCATATTTTTTCCAAATCCCACTTCCCAGTGCTCAAAAATATTTATCCCATTcccattttgacattttttcccATTCCCAGTACCTGCATTTTATTGTTATGATGTCGGGAAAATCATTACCGGTATGATAATCAGTTTCCGTCTCGTATTAAACTGATGAGGCTGTTCTGATGTAACTATTATCATTTTCTCTACAGGAATGATGGTTTCAACTCAATAGGAGAAGCTGTTGGTATTGATCATGTTAAAAAAGATAGCTGACCATCAAAGAGAATTACAGACGTTAATTTATTCTGAATATTAAACAATAATTCTTTGACACCACTCACTGACATGCCAAGATCGGCTCAGAGAACTTGAAGTAGTTTACATGTAATAGCTCATATTTTGTTGCACCAAAATGTAAAACAAGCTTAATTCATATACTAATAAGTGAGGGTGAGGAGCCTGTGGAAGAGAACTATAGGGTATGATTGCCCATCACGCCGTGAAAGTGCTCTAGATTTGTCGCGTAAGGAGTTTACCACATCAGCATGCAGTGTGTCATCATTTCAAAGGGCTTCTTTAAGGAAAAACCGAGAAAAAACTCAGGTTGAAAAATAAAGGAATCGTTCATAGGAAAGACATATTTGTGGTCCTGCTTCTCGTGGAAGAAATCTTACAACCCCGTACTCAATAATGTTAGGGCAAGGGTTACTCTACATTCTTCATCCCGTTCCGAGAGATTGCTTCTGGCCTGACTGTATGAAGACGGGCTTGAAACCCTCAGTGCCGCCACTTAGTCTCGTATGAGTTCAATACCACGCCCTCCCTCTTCCTTCAAGTTTAATTTTCACTTGGCGTTGTTACAGGAGCCATCTTGGTgttctaaaaattaaattttaactaCCTTGTCATCGTCTTGCGTTAAAATGGTATGGTGCAAGGGTTAACTGAACCTCTTTTCCAGAACTTTTTCCAGA belongs to Acropora muricata isolate sample 2 chromosome 9, ASM3666990v1, whole genome shotgun sequence and includes:
- the LOC136929373 gene encoding dihydroorotate dehydrogenase (quinone), mitochondrial-like codes for the protein MAHLTFRQRVTRKLINHALGVVGCTGLMFTSYFTITGDEDFYRNYVMPAVMKTLSAERAHEFAVWLASKGFIPVDIDGDPEILQTKVFGLQFRNPVGLAAGFDKHGEAVDGLLKAGFGFVEIGSVTPAPQPGNDKPRVFRLKEDKAVINRYGFNSHGHQTVQSRLEEQFLERGHPSGILGINLGKNKMSDNAIHDYIKGVQCFSGWGDYLVINVSSPNTAGLRSLQGREQLTKLIDEVVQVRDSLPSNMRHPLLVKIAPDLSEYDKEDIASVVTRPKGGVDGLIVTNTTVSRPETLRSTNKNETGGLSGKPLTNLATRTVSDMYRLTGGKIPIIGVGGISTGQDAYNKIKAGASLVQLYTALAYEGPPVVKKIKRELAELLKNDGFNSIGEAVGIDHVKKDS